The Streptomyces puniciscabiei genomic interval GAAGACGCTGGCGGGCCCCACATGCTGGGCGAAGTACGTGCCACCCGGCCGCAGCACCCGGGCGATCTCGTCCCAGGACGGGCGCACCGGGTGCCGGCTGAGCACCAGGTCGAACGTCTCGTCGGCGAACGGCAGCGGCGCGTCGTCCGCGGCGGCGACGACCACCACCCCGCGCGGCCGCAGCAGCGCGGTGGCCCTGGCCACATTCGGCGGCCAGCCCTCCGTGGCGGCCGCCAGCACCGGCCGGGCGGGCTCCGCCCTGCCCAGCGCGAAGTCCAGCACCTCACCGCCGCCGGTCTGGATGTCCAGCACGGCCTCGGCCCGGGCCAGCCGCTCCCCCGCCGACACGGCGTACCCCCATGAGGGCCGCTCCTCACTGGCCCGCCCCTCGAACCAGGAGAAGTCCCATCCCTCGGTGGGGACGGCGGCACCCTCGGCCACGAGGTCCTCGAACGAGCGGTTCCCTGACATGCCCGCCATGATCGCAGGGTGACTACGGCGTGTGCCTGCTAATTTCCGCCCGCATGACGACTTACTCCGCCGGAGAGAAGCAGACCCTGCACGCGAGTCTGAACCGGCACCGCGACGCCGTGCTGTGGAAGCTGGACGGCCTGGACGACGAGCAGCTGCGCCGGCCGATGACACCGTCCGGAACCAATCTGCTGGGCCTGGTGAAACACCTGGCCAGCGTCGAGTACGGCTGGTTCGTGGAAACGTTCGGCGGCGAGCCCGAGCCGCTGTGGTTCGACCCGCACGACGACATGCGGGTCACCCCCGGAGAGACGACCGAGCGGATCGTCGCCTTCTACGGTCGCGCCCGCGCCGCCGCCGACGCCGTGATCACCGGGCTGCCGCTGGACGCCCAGGGCAGCCCGGCCTGGCGGGACATCACCGTCAGCCTGCGCTGGACCCTGGTCCACATGGTCGAGGAGACCGCCCGGCACGCCGGCCACATGGACATCCTGCGGGAGCTGATCGACGGCGCCACCGGCGACCACCCGCCCGCCGCCGACCGGCGCTAGCCGAGGAGCGGGGGCGAGGGCGCGGTCATGGGCTCTCGCTCCCTGCTCCGGTGAGGACGAGCAGCACGTGTTCGTCATCCCCGTGCCGGACCGTGCCGGCCCGCTCGAAGCCGCGTCTCTCCAGCAGTCGGACCGAGGCGGTGTTGCCGCCGAACGGGTCGGCGTACAGCGGCCGTACACGATCCAGCTCCAGGAAGAGGCCGAGCGCGCGGGTGCCGACGCCGCCGCCCCAGTACGGCCGCCCGAGCCAGTACCCGACGAACCGCCGCTCGCCCTCCGTCCAGGAGACGACGTGCCCGGCAACCTGATCCCCCACCGTGACGGTCCGCACCAGGCAGTCGGGATCACCCAGCACGCGCTTCCGCCAGTGCGTGAGGAAGGCCTCCCGCGGCCGGGGCGTGAATCTCGACCGGCGGACGGCTTCCGGGTCGTGCTCATAGGCGAGGAAGACGTACAGATCGTCGTCGGTGACGCCCCGCAGGCGCACTTCACGGTGCTCGCCGCTGTGCCGGCCACTGTGCTCGTCCGTCATGCCAGGCAGTGTGGCAGCCGCCACTGACAACGCCCCGCCACCTGCGGTCACGGCACCAGCGGCCGGACCTCCTCGGCGGCGAACCGAACGAACCCCTCCGGGTCGGGCTCGTCCCCGGTCGGCTGCAGCACGACGGTGTCGGCGCCGGCCTCGGCGAGCCGGCGTACCGCCGCGGCAACGGCGCCCGCGTCCCCCGCCACTCCCACGCCCGTGGCCGACTCCAGCCCCTCGTCGGACAGTTCGGCACGCAGCCGGGATTCGGCGCCGGGGCCCGTGGCGGCGAGCAGATAGACGACCACGGGGTGCTGCTCCCCACGCCCGGCCTCCTTCTGCCCCTCCTCGATGAGCTGCCGGGCCTGCCGTACGCCGTCCGGCGAGGTGGCGGAGGTGAGGACCGTACCGTCGGCCCTGGCGCCGGAGAGGCGGAGGGTGCGCGGCCCGGTGGCACCGGCGAGGACGGGCACCGCCCGCTGCGGCGGCCAGTCGAGCGCCACATCGTCGAGGGAGACGTACCGCCCCCGCACGGTGAGCCGCTCCCCGCCCAACAGGCGGCGCAGGGCGTCGAGATGCTCGCCGAGGAGCGTGAGGGGCGAGGCGGCGCGGGCCCCGACCTGCCCCATCCAGTCCTGCACCCCGTGCCCGACGACGACGGTCGCCCGCCCCGGGAACATCCGGTGCAGGGAGGCGACCTCCATGGCGGTGAGCGCCACGTTCCTCAGGGGCACGGGCAGCAGCCCGACGCCGACCCGAACCCGCTCGGTCCAGGCGAGTGCCGCGGCGGCGGTCGTCAATCCGCCCTCCCGGAAACAGTCCTCCCACAGCCACAGTTCTTCCAGCCCCACGTCGTCCGCCGTACGGGCCACGGCCCGCAGCCGCTCGGGCGGAAGCTGGGGGCGGAAGACGACACCGAGTCCAGTCATGGACTTCTTCCTAGTGGGGAGGAGGTGTGATGGCAACCGGCTTTCGCACTGGGAGAGTTGGCCGCACGTGGCGGATGTGGGAGGGGACGGGCGGATATGGGGCGACGCTGGCGGGACGGGTCCGGAAGGCTGATCGTGCCGGGAGACGGCGGAGGAAAAGACCCGGTCACCCTCCCCCTGGAGATCGCGGCCTCCTACCGGGCCCGGACGAGGGGTCTGCTGGGCCGGGACTCGGTCGCCGGGGCGATGCTGCTGTCACCGGCGAGCGGTGTGCACACCTTCGGCATGCGCATCCCGATCGACGTCGCCTACCTGGACCGCCGTCTGACCGTCCTCGCCGTCCGCACGATGAAGCCGGGCTGCCTGGGCCGACCCCGCCTGCGGGCGCGGCATGTGCTGGAGGCGGAGGCGGGGGTGATGGCGGCGTGGGGGCTGCAGGCGGGGGTGCGAGTGACGGTGGAGCTGGGATAGGGGCGTAGCCGGCCAAGAGGAAAACCACCTCGCCGACAGCCGTGACGCTCTCCGCGCCCTCAACCTGGAGACCGGGGCGGGGAAGGCAGACCACCTGCTGTGGCCGCCTGCGGACATCCCTGTTGTCAGTGGCGCGCCATAGCATCGCGGCATGAGAGCTTCAGGGACGTTCAAGGTCGAGGGGTTCACTCCGGCGGATGTGCGGCTGCCGGAGCCGGTGGTCGAGACGGCGGTGCCGGTCGGGGTGGCCACGATGTGGAAGCGGTACGAGGGTGAGGTCGCCGGGGTGTCGCAGACGCTGTTCACCGCGGCGTACGACCAGGCGAGCGGGACCGGCACGTATGTCGCCATGGAGTCCTTCGAGGGGACGCTGGGCGAGCTGAGCGGCTCCTTCAACTTCGCCCACTCGGCTACGACCCTCGGGGAGGGCAGAGAGGCCGAGTTCTTCGTGATCGTGCCGGGGAGCGGCACGGGGGCGCTGGCCGGGATCCGAGGGGCCGGTGGTCTGCGGATCGACACGGACGGCACCCATCGGATCTGGTTCGAGTACGAGCTGGGCGACGGCGGTTTCTAGCGGTCCGACGACCGCGACCGACGCGGAGATGGCTCGGCTGCACAGGGCGGCTCTGGCCAGGGAGTACGACCTGAGAGGCAGCGGGGCGGTTGCGCGCACGGCTGGGTCCGCGCTCCGCGTCCGCAATGGGCTCGTGTCAGTCCTTCGTACGCGGGAACGACACCTCCACCCGGCGGTTCTTCCTTCGGCCCTCCTCCGTGGAGTTGTCGGCGATCGGGTACTGCTCGCCGTAGCCCCGGACCTCGAAGGTGACGTTCGGGTCGTTCAGGTCCTGGTCCAGGACGGCCTGTACGGCGTTGGCGCGCTGCCTGGACAGGACGTCGCCGTGGGCGGACGAGCCGAGGTTGTCCGTGAAGCCGAAGACGCGGACCTGGGTCGCGTTCTGCTTCTTGATCTCCTCGGCGATGGTGGCGATGCGGGACTTCGCCTCGTCGCTGAGTTTCGCGCTGTCCTTGCTGAAGAGGACCTCGGCCTGGAGCGCGAACGTCACGTCGGCGTTGGTGTCCTCCCGCCGCTCGTCCCCGCTCTGGTCCTCCACGACCGACTTGATGTCCAGCACCTTGGGCGCGGCGAGAGTGGCGCCCTCCGGGAGCTTGAGGTCGGGATCGGTGGGGTCGATCTTCACCGGGGCGGCGGCGGAGGGCGCGGTGTCCGGGGGCTGACTGGGGTCCGTGCCGTCGGCCTGGGCCGGGGTGGCGGCGAGGAGGAGGGTGACGGCGGTGACGGTGAGGGCGAGACGGGTGGGGGTCACTTCGGCCTCACCCGGAGATCTTGATGGTGGCGGAGGAGAAGGTGGGCAGCTGGAACTCCACGTCAGTGGTGTTTGCGGGTGGGGCTGGGAACTGCATGAAGACAGCCAGGGTCTCGCCGGCCTTGAGTGTCGAGAAGCCGGTGGTTGTCAGCGGGCGGCCTTCGGTGTCCCGCAGCACGTAGTACCGCTTCTTGCCCTGCGCATCGACCAAGGTGGCCCCGCCCAGAGACCTGCCGTTCTTGATGATCTCGGTTTCGTTGCCGCTCAGGGCCGAGGGAATCGCAACGGTCTGGGCCCCGTCGTTTTTCAGGGCGCCGTTGATCGTGACGAAACCGCCCGTATCGCGCTGGGCCGAGGTGATCTGGAGCAGCAGGCCGTCCGAACCCTTCAACTCGGCAAGCGGCTGGTCCGACTGACCCTCCTGCGCGGTCGGGTTGGAGCCGCCTGTCCTGGAAGCGGACGCCGAGCTGCCCGGCTTCTTGTCGCCACCACCGCCGCTTCCACCGCAACCGGCCACACCGGCGGCCAGACCAGCCGCAACGACCAATGCGACCATCCCCCTGCGGGCCTTCGCAGTGAACCGAATGCTCATCGCTCCGCTTCCTTCGTCATTGATCGTTCGCTGGTGAGTCGGCCAGGTGGACGTCGAAGAGGTCATTGGGCTTGGGCAGTCCGGACGGATCATCCGGCTTCAGGTCCCACACCTTGTCCCGGCAGATGAGTTGGGGCAGATCATTGCCCTTGACGCCGGCATCGGGGGGTTTGCAGAGAGGTTCGATCACGGCCGTCGCGTGCGCGGTCGAATACACGTTCTCGGTGCCGGGCACGACGGAGTCGCCCACAGGCTTGTTCGTCTTGACCTCGACCGTGTAGCTCAGCGGTGGTTGGAAGTGGCACTGCGCCGTCGCGCCGTTCTGCTCTGCCAGTCGGTCGGCTCGCGAGCAGAAATCCACACCGCCGTCACCGGCGAAGATGGGCCCCCATTTGGCTGGGTCGCGTACGTCGTCCACCCACATGCCGGCGAGCTGGTCACGGGTCTTCTGAGCAGCCGCCAGAGCCGCCGCGTCCGCAGCGGTCTGCGCACCGCTGCGGTTCACCGTGGCCTGGCCGACCGCGAGGTAGGCCAACGCAAGAAAGAGCAGGCCTGCCACCACCGTGATGTAGATGGGGAAGGCCTGCCCGGCGTCGCTGCTCGGAAGGATCAGCCGCCGGTTACCTGAGCGATCTTGTTCGTGATCGCGTCGAAGATCGTCTGACCGATGCTCGTGCCCGTGATCGCCAGCACGATCGCCACCACCACCGCGATGATGCCCAGGTATTCCACCGCGGTCTGCCCCCTGTCGCTGCGAGCGGCTCGGGCCTGCAGATACGCGACGGTGGTGTTGAACCAGTTGTTCATGGTGGTCCCCTCCGGACTCGCCTCCGATCTCGGCAACGTACGACCCGGCGCTCCCGCCGCCCAAGGGCCCCAGGGCCCAACCGCGGACCCATTCCACCTCAGGCCACCCCCAACCACTTCGCCGCCGCCTGGGAGCGGGTGGTGGTCTGGAGCTTGGCGAAGATGCGGTTGATGTGGTTCTTGACCGTCTTCTCGGAGATGAAGCAGGCGGCGGCGATCTGCTGGTTGGTCATGCCGGACGCGATGAGGTCCATGATCTCCGCCTCCCTGGTACTCAGCCGGAAACTTGAACGGAATGACTGTCCCACGGTGGGTTGCAGTTGCGAAAGGCCTTTGATGGAGTTTTCCCCTAGGACGTCTGACTGTTGAGGTTCCGCGTGTGCAGGTGCACTTCCTCGCAACTCCGTCAGCAACGCCTTCGCCGCCCCCGGTGTCACATGCGGCCGGCCCTCCCGGACATCCCGTACCGCGCGCACCAGTTGCTCCGTCGTGAACTCGCCGTGGACCAGGTATCCCCCGGCCCCCA includes:
- a CDS encoding methyltransferase domain-containing protein, translating into MSGNRSFEDLVAEGAAVPTEGWDFSWFEGRASEERPSWGYAVSAGERLARAEAVLDIQTGGGEVLDFALGRAEPARPVLAAATEGWPPNVARATALLRPRGVVVVAAADDAPLPFADETFDLVLSRHPVRPSWDEIARVLRPGGTYFAQHVGPASVFELVEYFLGPLPQEVRSGRDPERERADAEAAGLEVAGLRAERLRMEFHDIAAVVHFLRKVVWMVPGFTVEAYEPRLRALHDRIEKQGPFVAHSTRHLFDVRKPG
- a CDS encoding DinB family protein; this translates as MTTYSAGEKQTLHASLNRHRDAVLWKLDGLDDEQLRRPMTPSGTNLLGLVKHLASVEYGWFVETFGGEPEPLWFDPHDDMRVTPGETTERIVAFYGRARAAADAVITGLPLDAQGSPAWRDITVSLRWTLVHMVEETARHAGHMDILRELIDGATGDHPPAADRR
- a CDS encoding GNAT family N-acetyltransferase, whose product is MTDEHSGRHSGEHREVRLRGVTDDDLYVFLAYEHDPEAVRRSRFTPRPREAFLTHWRKRVLGDPDCLVRTVTVGDQVAGHVVSWTEGERRFVGYWLGRPYWGGGVGTRALGLFLELDRVRPLYADPFGGNTASVRLLERRGFERAGTVRHGDDEHVLLVLTGAGSESP
- a CDS encoding LLM class flavin-dependent oxidoreductase — protein: MPSHLLPTRKKSMTGLGVVFRPQLPPERLRAVARTADDVGLEELWLWEDCFREGGLTTAAAALAWTERVRVGVGLLPVPLRNVALTAMEVASLHRMFPGRATVVVGHGVQDWMGQVGARAASPLTLLGEHLDALRRLLGGERLTVRGRYVSLDDVALDWPPQRAVPVLAGATGPRTLRLSGARADGTVLTSATSPDGVRQARQLIEEGQKEAGRGEQHPVVVYLLAATGPGAESRLRAELSDEGLESATGVGVAGDAGAVAAAVRRLAEAGADTVVLQPTGDEPDPEGFVRFAAEEVRPLVP
- a CDS encoding DUF192 domain-containing protein, which gives rise to MGRRWRDGSGRLIVPGDGGGKDPVTLPLEIAASYRARTRGLLGRDSVAGAMLLSPASGVHTFGMRIPIDVAYLDRRLTVLAVRTMKPGCLGRPRLRARHVLEAEAGVMAAWGLQAGVRVTVELG
- a CDS encoding DUF3224 domain-containing protein, whose translation is MRASGTFKVEGFTPADVRLPEPVVETAVPVGVATMWKRYEGEVAGVSQTLFTAAYDQASGTGTYVAMESFEGTLGELSGSFNFAHSATTLGEGREAEFFVIVPGSGTGALAGIRGAGGLRIDTDGTHRIWFEYELGDGGF
- a CDS encoding OmpA family protein; amino-acid sequence: MTPTRLALTVTAVTLLLAATPAQADGTDPSQPPDTAPSAAAPVKIDPTDPDLKLPEGATLAAPKVLDIKSVVEDQSGDERREDTNADVTFALQAEVLFSKDSAKLSDEAKSRIATIAEEIKKQNATQVRVFGFTDNLGSSAHGDVLSRQRANAVQAVLDQDLNDPNVTFEVRGYGEQYPIADNSTEEGRRKNRRVEVSFPRTKD
- a CDS encoding pilus assembly protein TadG-related protein, which produces MILPSSDAGQAFPIYITVVAGLLFLALAYLAVGQATVNRSGAQTAADAAALAAAQKTRDQLAGMWVDDVRDPAKWGPIFAGDGGVDFCSRADRLAEQNGATAQCHFQPPLSYTVEVKTNKPVGDSVVPGTENVYSTAHATAVIEPLCKPPDAGVKGNDLPQLICRDKVWDLKPDDPSGLPKPNDLFDVHLADSPANDQ
- a CDS encoding Flp family type IVb pilin, whose product is MNNWFNTTVAYLQARAARSDRGQTAVEYLGIIAVVVAIVLAITGTSIGQTIFDAITNKIAQVTGG
- a CDS encoding response regulator, with product MQHTHPWPEAPTPPPPPPLRLLVADDNPVVRAGLTALLSGREDTTVVAEATDGREAYEAAVRHRPDVILLDVRMPGVDGISALPHLVRLAPVMMLTYSHETETVREALRLGAGGYLVHGEFTTEQLVRAVRDVREGRPHVTPGAAKALLTELRGSAPAHAEPQQSDVLGENSIKGLSQLQPTVGQSFRSSFRLSTREAEIMDLIASGMTNQQIAAACFISEKTVKNHINRIFAKLQTTTRSQAAAKWLGVA